A part of Planococcus sp. MB-3u-03 genomic DNA contains:
- a CDS encoding GNAT family N-acetyltransferase, with translation MALQVEHVSFERLRREHLPQLYEWITKEPQINRFWGYSYNGTYGEFVREFVGSIKGKDPTEPYLIYYLEEPIGYIQTFRWSDYPGSEQFQELQRAAGLDILIGSPAYRGKGFGQAIIRRFLEDVVFRDGSVTCCVTDPDIRNKPAIRAYEKVGFEIVRRVEEVSEITRPVWFMRVGRQQMERKKP, from the coding sequence ATGGCCTTGCAAGTTGAACATGTCAGTTTCGAACGTTTGCGGCGGGAACATTTGCCGCAACTCTACGAATGGATCACGAAAGAACCGCAGATCAACCGTTTTTGGGGGTACAGCTATAATGGTACTTATGGGGAATTCGTGCGTGAATTTGTCGGCAGCATCAAAGGGAAGGATCCCACTGAACCATATCTTATCTATTATCTGGAAGAACCGATCGGCTATATCCAGACATTTCGCTGGAGCGATTATCCGGGCAGTGAACAGTTTCAGGAATTGCAGCGTGCAGCTGGCCTGGATATTCTCATCGGGTCGCCCGCTTACCGCGGCAAAGGCTTCGGCCAAGCGATCATCCGGCGCTTTTTGGAGGACGTGGTGTTTCGCGACGGATCAGTGACTTGCTGCGTCACTGATCCTGATATCCGCAACAAGCCTGCAATCCGTGCCTACGAAAAAGTCGGATTTGAAATCGTCCGGCGCGTGGAGGAAGTTTCGGAAATCACGCGGCCCGTGTGGTTCATGCGGGTCGGTCGCCAGCAGATGGAACGAAAGAAACCCTAG
- a CDS encoding flavin reductase family protein, which produces MIIDPTQQTSKENYKLLIGSVLPRPIAWVSSVSSGGELNLAPFSFFTVASRNPPMLIFSIGEGVEARKGTVKDTLTNIRERGEFVVNIVSAPLANEMAKSGEHVAPEVDEFEYVGLTPISSEVVSVPRVKESPVGMECELVQVIPLGDDHLVIGKVLRYHIQDELYDKGRIDTKKLAPIGRLAGNYSPVESMFSLPNEHLEEYLRPPVDKDRE; this is translated from the coding sequence GTGATTATCGATCCTACACAACAAACGAGCAAGGAAAATTATAAACTGCTGATCGGCAGCGTATTGCCGCGGCCGATTGCCTGGGTATCATCCGTATCATCGGGCGGCGAGCTGAATTTGGCGCCTTTCAGTTTTTTTACAGTCGCTTCGCGCAATCCGCCGATGCTGATTTTTTCAATCGGAGAAGGGGTCGAAGCAAGGAAGGGCACAGTGAAAGACACCCTGACGAATATCCGGGAGCGGGGCGAGTTTGTCGTCAACATCGTTTCTGCACCACTCGCGAATGAAATGGCGAAAAGTGGCGAGCATGTCGCGCCGGAGGTCGATGAATTTGAATATGTAGGATTGACACCTATCTCATCTGAAGTGGTTTCAGTACCGCGCGTGAAAGAATCGCCCGTCGGCATGGAATGTGAGCTGGTGCAGGTCATTCCGCTTGGCGACGATCATCTCGTCATCGGCAAAGTGCTGCGCTATCACATCCAGGATGAATTATATGACAAGGGACGGATCGATACGAAAAAGCTCGCGCCGATCGGTCGGCTTGCCGGGAATTATTCGCCTGTAGAATCGATGTTTTCGTTGCCGAATGAGCATTTGGAGGAATATTTGCGGCCGCCGGTAGATAAAGACCGGGAGTAG